The genomic stretch TGCCTTGGTCCTGTTGCCGTTGTGCAGCGTGCCGCTGTTCTTCGCAGGTCTGGCCTTGGTTCACGGGCTGGTGGCGCAGAAGCGGTTGGCCGGTTTCTGGCTGGTGGGGATATACGTGACGCTCGTGCCTTTCATGCACTTGCTCGGTCCGTTACTGGTGGTCTTGGCCATCGTCGACAGCCTGATTGATTTTCGCGGTCGTCACGTGTCGAAAGACACCGATAGCGCGAACGGTGAAGGTTAAAAGTTAAGAGGATTTTCACATGCAACTGATCCTTCTGGAAAAAGTCACCAACCTGGGCAACCTGGGTGACAAAGTGAACGTTAAGGCCGGTTACGGTCGTAACTACCTGCTGCCTTACGGCAAGGCTACCGCCGCGACCCCAGCAAACATTGCTGCGTTCGAAGAGCGTCGTGCCGAGCTGGAAAAAGCTGCTGCAGACCGTAAAGCATCGGCTGAAAGCCGTGCTGCCCAACTGGCCGAGCTGGAAGTGACCATCACTGCCACCGCTGGCGACGAAGGCAAGCTGTTCGGTTCGATCGGTACTCACGACATCGCTGACGCACTGACCGCCTCCG from Pseudomonas allokribbensis encodes the following:
- the rplI gene encoding 50S ribosomal protein L9; this encodes MQLILLEKVTNLGNLGDKVNVKAGYGRNYLLPYGKATAATPANIAAFEERRAELEKAAADRKASAESRAAQLAELEVTITATAGDEGKLFGSIGTHDIADALTASGVEVAKSEVRLPNGTIRNVGEFDVAVHLHAEVEATVRVVVVAA